The sequence CTTCGGGATTTCGATCCTGGAAGCGGTCGAAGCCGGTTGTCTGCCGGTACTGCCGAACCGACTCTCATACCCTGAGATATTTGCTGAGGCTCCCGAATGTTTCTATGACGGATCAACTGAGGCACTGGTTGCGAAGGTCATGGAGTATTCACGACTACTGCAATCGGACCAGGTAACCACGGATGTGCGGGAGCGGCAGAAAAAAATCTGTCTCCGCTACCATTGGGAGTCCGTTGCCCACGCGCTGGATGAAAGTGTTGCCGAGTGCTGCCGCAGGCCTCGTCTCTGAATCACATCTGAAGTCATAACCGGTATAAACCCGCTTCAAAATTGTGCTGATATGTATAACTGGTACCCGTTCCAGAGGACTGTGACGGTTATAACAATCGGAGCCAGAATACCGGTTACGCGAGATGCATGAAATCTGGCTTGATGAGTAATTTGGGCCCTGTTTTATAGTACTGACAGAGAGTCATGCACTTGAATCAATCCAGCGTTTTTCGCTGTAAATTGAAAACTTTTTTATTGTGTTTGGGATACTGCTCTGGCAAAGTAATACCTGTCAGTGACCGCGTGTTTCTGATTTCATGACGGTCTCACCAACTTTGATTAAAGACTGTATGAAGCATCTGAGATCTACCCACTTTTGCCAAGCGATTATCATCATGCTTACAATTTCAAAAGACATCCTGCCACAGACTTTTCTGAGCTACATCGCCTTCCGGATTGCATTCATGGACACTCTGGAACGCATTGCTCTGGCAAAGCAGGTTGGAGACGATCCGTTCGAATCATTCGGATATCTAACTGAGGTCCCGTTTCTGAGAAGCGTGCCGCCACACGTGCAACTGGATCTGCTGTCAGTCACCTGGGCCAAGCATCTGGCCAGTGAAAACGTGGAAGGCGACCTCGTTGATGAAAGCGTTGTATACGCGGTCTGTGAAACGGCTGCCCGCATCATCGACGAACAACCTGACGAAGCACGTCGTTACCTTGAGGGGGGACCACTTGACGTGCATATCGCCATTGATCATTTCCTGTCATCGGAAGTTCGCAATCTGCACCTGAATCTGTCTAACGAAGGCGATTTTCTGCTGATCAGCCAGTTCCAGGATATGTCTCCTGAAGAGGCTCTGCCGATGAAAGAAGAATTTGGGATTCAGGAAGAAGAAATTGAACCCATGTTCGACGTGTTGATGCAATGGTACATGTCGGTTGACTTCATGCCCAACCTGGAAGGGTTGCTGCAGGAACGGGAAGTCGCCCGGGCGATCACAATCGTCGGTCTGAAACAGCAGCCACTGTGCTGAATCAGCACAGTCAGGCTTAGGCTGACGAGATGCAACGAGGGGGATCAGGAACGGTTGTTATCATCCGTTCCTGATTTTTTTTCGCGCCGTTCCTTGAAGACTTCCAGCCGCTTGCGGATTGTGGCTTCAAAGCCTCGCTCGACGGGGCGGTAGTATTCACGTTCCACGCCCAGGTAATCCTGGTCGACCCAGCCCTCTTCTGAAGCATGGGCATACTGGTAACCTTCGCCGTGTCCCAGTTGACTGGCCCCGCGGTAATGCGTGTCTTTCAAATGCACGGGGACTGGTAGCAGGGCCTTGTTTCGCACGTCGGAGAGTGCTTCATCAATGGCGACGTAGGAAGCATTCGATTTCGGCGCGGTGGCAATATAGGTCACCGCCTGTGCCAGCAGGATCCGACCTTCGGGCATGCCGATCTTCTCGACAGCGGCAAAAGCGGAATTCGCGATCAGGAGAGCCATCGGGTCTGCATTGCCTACGTCTTCTGAGGCAGCGATCACGATGCGGCGGGCCAGGAAACGCGGGTCTTCGCCCGCTTCAATCATACGGGCCAGCCAGTACAGGGCGGCGTCCGGATCACTGCCGCGCATGCTTTTAATCAAGGCGGAAGCGGAATCATAGTGAGCATCGCCATCCTGGTCATATTGAATCGCTTTTTTCTGAATCGATTCCTGAGCGACTTCCAGGTCGAACACTCGATCCTGACCGTAGAGGGAGAGGACCCCGATTTCCAGTGCGTTTAGAGAGCGTCGGGCATCTCCATCGCAGACTTCAATCAGAAAGTCGAGGGCCTCGGCTTCGACTTCAACGTTGTAGCGGGCCAGTCCCCGTTTTTCATCCTGCAAGGCCCGGTGCATCAGCGTGCGGATTTCGTCCGCCGTCAGTGCCTGGAATTCGAAGATCTGACTGCGACTGATGAGAGCCGAGACGAGCGAGAAAAACGGGTT comes from Gimesia chilikensis and encodes:
- a CDS encoding replication-associated recombination protein A, coding for MGLFDQQESQHLEKAKPLAARMRPRSLVEFVGQQHFLGEGKLLRRILAADRIGSLIFFGSPGTGKTSLAELIARQSNRRFEALNAASAGIKEVRAALDRARDELASGGKQTILFIDELHHFSKVQQDVLLPDVESGVVSLIGATTSNPFFSLVSALISRSQIFEFQALTADEIRTLMHRALQDEKRGLARYNVEVEAEALDFLIEVCDGDARRSLNALEIGVLSLYGQDRVFDLEVAQESIQKKAIQYDQDGDAHYDSASALIKSMRGSDPDAALYWLARMIEAGEDPRFLARRIVIAASEDVGNADPMALLIANSAFAAVEKIGMPEGRILLAQAVTYIATAPKSNASYVAIDEALSDVRNKALLPVPVHLKDTHYRGASQLGHGEGYQYAHASEEGWVDQDYLGVEREYYRPVERGFEATIRKRLEVFKERREKKSGTDDNNRS